Proteins from a single region of Hypomesus transpacificus isolate Combined female chromosome 9, fHypTra1, whole genome shotgun sequence:
- the LOC124471354 gene encoding inositol 1,4,5-triphosphate receptor associated 2-like, with translation MSVQLPHESAQCEYAGILGDSDDSDEEPCPSDKLAVAWDDLPILERLGLTSGADMTEEEVESEFSKLAMAFRCDQYTLSQRLQAEEHDRAVAQENLTLELQQARESLEALRGRCADSERSHMLSCIDTSLDTVLGSMEDVISAAEMLGAVHQDGWRDSKEARVSCSVELMQTHMQHLKLRHSAHNVQLQETRKLLHRCRGRIHSDSAEDGDVRQLFVRQGSQQHLMRRRVSVTLLPTQAQLSDLEVRFTDGCRAGGDTDSQGPTESAVSHTTSTSPSHSPAERSFQSTQSLEEDNDPSSRPMALRHRRKSAIQEWEGSIEEAEVKESTTGSPTRPGANSTEELSQLSSSDSVSVDQLVIPTQQRPLQSWLSFLCCILLVLACFLLCFLWIVLSLPWGFAYSHRNGHTAI, from the exons ATGAGTGTTCAG CTCCCTCACGAGAGCGCCCAGTGCGAATACGCTGGAATACTGGGAGACAGCGACGACAGCGATGAAG AACCTTGTCCGAGTGACAAGTTGGCTGTGGCCTGGGACGACCTACCTATACTGGAGAGACTTGGACTCACCAG TGGGGCAGATATGACTGAAGAGGAAGTGGAG AGCGAGTTCTCGAAGCTGGCGATGGCGTTCCGCTGTGACCAGTACACTCTGAGCCAGCGGCTGCAGGCTGAGGAGCATGACCGCGCCGTAGCCCAGGAGAACCTCACCCTGGAGCTGCAGCAGGCCAGGGAGTCTCTGGAG GCTCTGAGAGGCAGGTGTGCTGACAGCGAGAGGTCCCACATGCTGAGCTGTATTGACACCAGTCTTGACACGGTGCTGGGCAGCATGGAGGACGTCATCAGCGCCGCTGAGATGCTGGGGGCCGTGCACCAG gatggatggagggattcaAAG GAGGCTCGTGTGAGCTGCTCCGTAGAGCTCATGCAGACCCACATGCAGCACCTGAAGCTGCGTCACTCCGCCCACAACGTTCAGCTGCAGGAGACCAGGAAGCTGCTGCACCGCTGCCGAGGAAGGATCCACAGTGACTCAGCAG AGGATGGAGATGTCCGACAATTGTTTGTACGACAAGGGTCCCAGCAG CACCTCATGAGAAGGAGAGTCAGTGTTACACTTCTACCGACACAAGCACAG CTCAGTGACCTGGAGGTCAGGTTCACGGATGGCTGCAGGGCCGGTggagacacagacagccagGGGCCAACAGAGAGCGCTGTCTCACACACCACCAG CACCAGTCCCTCCCACTCCCCAGCAGAGCGCTCCTTCCAGAGCACCCAGAGCCTGGAGGAAGACAACGACCCCAG TTCTCGGCCAATGGCTCTCCGTCACAGGCGGAAGTCAGCGATccaggagtgggaggggagCATAGAGGAGGCAGAGGTCAAGGAGTCGACCACCGGGTCACCAACACGGCCAGGGGCAAACAGCACGGAGGAGCTCAGCCAGCTCAGCTCATCTGACTCTGTCTCAGTGGACCA gtTGGTTATACCAACACAACAGCGCCCTCTACAGTCTTGGTTGTCCTTTTTATGCTGTATTCTATTGGTCCTGGCTTGCttcctcctctgtttcctgtGGATTGTTTTGTCCCTTCCTTGGGGATTTGCATATTCCCACCGGAATGGACACACTGCCATCTGA
- the rpl10a gene encoding 60S ribosomal protein L10a, protein MSKISRDMLYEVVKEVQAGALAKPRKFTESVELQISLKNYDPQKDKRFSGTVRLKTTPRPKFSVCVLGDQQHCDEAKAADMPHMDIEALKKLNKNKKMVKKLAKKYDAFLASESLIKQIPRILGPGLNKAGKFPSLLTHNENLNTKVDEVKSTIKFQMKKVLCLAVAVGHVKMTEEELVYNIHLAVNFLVSLLKKNWQNVRALYVKSTMGKPQRLY, encoded by the exons ATGAG CAAGATTTCCAGGGACATGCTGTATGAGGTGGTGAAGGAGGTGCAGGCGGGAGCGCTGGCCAAGCCTCGCAA GTTTACAGAGTCGGTTGAGCTCCAGATCAGCTTGAAGAACTACGATCCCCAGAAGGACAAGCGTTTCTCTGGCACCGTCAG actGAAGACCACCCCCAGGCCCAAGTTCTCTGTGTGCGTCCTCGGAGACCAGCAGCACTGTGACGAGGCCAAGGCTGCCGACATGCCCCACATGGACATCGAGGCCCTCAAGAAGCTCAACAAGAACAAGAAAATGGTCAAGAAGCTTG cCAAGAAGTATGATGCCTTTCTGGCTTCAGAGTCTCTGATCAAGCAGATCCCTCGTATCCTGGGCCCTGGACTCAACAAGGCGGGCAAGTTCCCCTCCCTGCTCACCCACAACGAGAACCTCAACACCAAGGTGGACGAGGTCAAGTCCACCATCAAGTTCCAGATGAAGAAG gtCCTGTGTCTGGCGGTGGCTGTGGGCCACGTCAAGATGACCGAGGAGGAGCTGGTCTACAACATCCACCTGGCTGTCAACTTCCTGGTGTCTCTGCTCAAGAAGAACTGGCAGAACGTACGCGCTCTCTACGTGAAGAGCACCATGGGCAAGCCTCAGCGCCTGTACTAG